The Haladaptatus sp. R4 DNA segment CGATTTGCGCTCGACGGAGAGACAGCCATCGTCACGGGTGCGGCCCGTGGACTCGGCAAGGAAATGGCGACGGCGCTCGCCGACGCCGGTGCCGACGTTGCAATCGTGGACATCGACATCGAGATGGCGGAGGAGGCGGCCGCCGAACTCGAAGAACTCGGCGTCGATACCGCCGCGGTCGAGGTGGACGTGACCGACGAAGCCGAGGTCGAGGCGATGGTCGAAGCGGTGGCCGACGAATTGGGTCCCATCGACATTCTCGTGAACAACGCGGGCATCGCCGCGAACGAACCCGCCGAGGAGATGGAGTACGAGACGTGGCAGCGGACGCTCGACGTGAACCTCTCGGGCGTGTTCCTGTGTGCAAAACACGTCGGACGGCGGATGCTCGACCGCGGCGAGGGGCGGATCATCAACATCGCTTCCATGTCGGCCTACAACGTCAACGTCCCGCAACCGCAGGTCGGCTACAACGCGTCGAAGGCGGGCGTGCTGATGGTGACGAAGTCGATGGCCGTCGAGTGGGCCGACCGCGGCGTCCGCGTCAACGCCATCGCGCCGGGCTACATGCGGACCGAACTCGTTGAGGGAGTGCTCGAAGCCGACCCCGAGATGGAA contains these protein-coding regions:
- a CDS encoding SDR family NAD(P)-dependent oxidoreductase, giving the protein MGVLDRFALDGETAIVTGAARGLGKEMATALADAGADVAIVDIDIEMAEEAAAELEELGVDTAAVEVDVTDEAEVEAMVEAVADELGPIDILVNNAGIAANEPAEEMEYETWQRTLDVNLSGVFLCAKHVGRRMLDRGEGRIINIASMSAYNVNVPQPQVGYNASKAGVLMVTKSMAVEWADRGVRVNAIAPGYMRTELVEGVLEADPEMERTWLDNTPMGRLGRPEDLQGIVVFLASEASPYMTGEIVRVDGGYTSR